The DNA window TTTTAGTCTCAccatcttttttatttaaaattaaaattgtggacaTGTTTATGCTTCTCGATGAACGTAGCTAGTCCGGCGGGCATCCAGAATTAAAGTTTCGATTTACGCGAGAACGAAAAGATCAAATGCTATCACAAGTAGAATATCTGGTGTAGCATCATCAGTCTGCCCAAATTAGTTATGATAAAGAAGAATACTACTCTCGTTGTACAAAGTTAGTTggattatattaataatttcatcttctcaaattaattgtgttgttttcttttttaataaaaaaaattatttgtttttcaCTTTAAATTTTAAAGTTCAATATATTAAATCTTAggtctaaaaaagaaaaaaaacatactatCTTGGCTCAATGAAGGGATATAGTAATTAGATAACAGTAGAAATTCATAGGTTCCATCCTAAATCGATGTGAGAtagttatatgttattttttaatttcaaccgTCAACACTCTCTCTCAAACTTTACTACTGTCAATACTCTCCCTCAAACCCTACtactgggtcagtcattttttcggttGCAGCCAAGATATagtgctgggtcagttaaattttGACTCACAACTCTCCCTCAAACCCTACtactgggtcagtcattttttttgtttcaaccCAGATATATTGTTGGGTCAGTTAATTTTGGCCCATAATCGATAACCCGCTTTGATatcatgatagaaatccatgggtttcaTCCTAAAATCAATTGGTAATAGGAGGAGTGATCCATGAGATTTATATATTACTAGTTAAAGTTTTCTAttgacaccgatgtgagataGTGATATGTTTTAGTTTCAACTATCCATAGATACAATATAATTTTAACATTATTGAGAGGGTTAAGATATAAAATATTACtcactctctcttattttatcatttttccactttaattatttattactacagagtattattttataaaataagtaCAGAAAAATCAAAGTGACTCCTAATCTGGAACGGAGAAAGTACTTGCtatagaagagaaaaagaattgACCAAGATATgagattaaaattaaatatgatgGTATGACATACCAAACACCCCTGCGTATAATAACTCACGAAAATAGATGATGAGATACTATATCAAACAAAGGAAGTCATGCATAAGTCTCGACTTATTCAGGCATGAAATTCAAAGATAAAAAGAACTTTGGCGAATATAGGATGAATTGCATTAAAAACACACAATTTTGTACTATATACTAAAGAAATACTTATATAAACTCCTCTATACACATTAAATAAGGATGATGGGCGTATTTATACAAGTCGTTAAGGTAAAATCTATACAAGTTCATCACCAACCAAAAACAGAGGTTAAACTCCAAACTATATTCTGCTCAAAATAGGAGCAAACATAGCATCATACAGCTAAAAAAGAAGAAGCATACTCTGCTCAGTGATTTATCAGTCTGCACCATATGCCGTCGCAGCCTCGGCGAGCTGCTACCGGCCATATGGTAAGAATTCGGATACGAAAACGACGACGTCTCCGAATTCCCGAATATTCTCGAATACACCATCTCCCCGAACACCCCGATCATGGGATCCGCCAAGTGGGGCGCACTTCCGTGTCCGAGGGTGGGGGAGGTGGGGTAGCTTCCGTAATCTTGTCGAGGGGATGGTGGGGCGTCGTAGCCTCTGCGGTGGAGTTGCTCAAATGGATACGACAAGTAGTTGCTCGCCGGGTTCGGTAAGACCAAGTTGGTCCGGCATCGGGGGCTTGCCGGCCTTTGCGGTATGACACGGGATGGCTCGTCCTTGGAGGCGTCGGTGGTCTTGCCTCGGCCGTAGAGGGGTATCAATGTCTTTTCCGAGACCTCGTTCTTGCAAACTGGGCACTGGGGCTTCTGGTGGTCCGGGTTCTCGGGGGAGGAGTGTTGGGAGCTGATCCACCGGTATATGCACGGCCAACAATAGAGATGGCCGCATAATGTGACTACAGGGTCCTGCACGAGGTCGAGGCAAATGTTGCACTCGAACCCGAGAGATGGATTGGGGTCAGATTCGTTGAGTGAGGAGGTCAAGGATTTGAGGTTTTGGCACGAAACTTtgtgttggtctaagccagtggtCCGGGCTGCTCCTTGGAGATATTGCTCCATTTAAATGTCTGCATAGGTGGATAGTACATAGGATTAAAGAGCAAAACAACTAGAGCTTTGCATCAAGTGCAAAATACACATACCAAATAAATGTGATATCACAATCCACAccataaaaatgatagtaatataCTAATTGGTTAGAATATGACACATGACAATCTAGCAGCCCATGATGTTGAAACCACAAGTAGTGTGAGCAACTAAGTATTTGTAAAATAGTCTTAAAGTTGGTTAATTCTGTATCAATGAGCATAATTAAAGATGGTCTTCCATTAAAAAACCTTGTTCAAATTTATTAGGATCATTAGGTGAGATGCTGTTGAAAACACTAATTCCATCATCAATAATTTGGTTCCCAACCACTCACCAAACTTTTCCTGAAAACTAAATGAGTGAAGATCAAGAAAAGCAAAGCATCAAAATCTCTTGTGCATATCAAATATAGTACAATCATGTGCAGACATACCAATTTGGTGAAAACAAGGTTTGCTGTCAGGAAGAATCAACTAATTAGAATCCCACATATCATAAAACTTCTTTGCTTAATTGATTAAAACAATTTCATACTAGACAAATAGGCTTAGGTATTGATTCTTTCCTAGGAAGGGAAAGAATTTTCGAGAAGAGATGAAGAGCGAAAACTGGGCCTTCAAGATTCAAGACTCAACCCCATCAAGAATATAAGTATAAATCAGCAAAAAAATCTGGGTCAAAAACAGAGTCCGCGAGAATCCGCTAAGAAGTTGAAAATCAATCAAATACACAAACATGACAAAAAGCTCAAGAACATCAATACATTTTATACAAACAAAATGCAAGAGCTAAATTTCTCATGTCACAATTTCTGAAATCAGAAACCTTAATAATCATGAAATTCTGAAATGTGATCTGAGGTCTGAAAAGAAGAGATGCTGCAGCCATATCCAAACCCACAAACAACAAGCTTGTATCACACTTCccaagaaaaatatttaatatttccacgaacaaattaaaaaattgctATCTACAGCTAGACAGAGAGAGCCAGAGAGGCCCTCAAACAGAAGAAACGAAAAAAGATCTAAAAATAACATCTTTAATCGGACTCTCCAAGACCCACagcataaaattagaaaaaaagcaCACAGGTGAAGAACAACTCGGGATACATACCGAAATGTGAATAATGGCCTTCCTAAAAAGTTCCAAAAATCCGATTGCAATCAAACCCTCTTAATAGTATAAAGCAACAAAATCGCAGCTTTTTCAGaattatagagagagagagggagagggagagggagggagggagagagaggagatgctttatcttttgaaaagaaaaggataaacgggagagagagagagagagaatatctGTGTAGAAGCAAGAgtgatatatatataaagaagaGAGTTGAGTAATTGACAATGGTATAGATACAGGAAAAagatgtatgtatgtatgtatatatgcgTGGAGGTGAAAGCCCGTTGTGGATAAGTACTCTGAAATGCACGGTGACGGGGCCACCCATCCAGATCCACCACCGCAGCGCCGACGTGGCGACAGAAGCGCGTGGTCACCACTCTCTCATATCTAGATTATACTCCATATTGTATACgctcattttaattaatgtgcTTTAATGTATTTAGTTGGACCTATGACTATATTTATGATTTAATAGAAcctaataaaagaaaaaaaaattaatgagaaccgtgttttaaaaattcaaatatataatgataataagTACTATAATAATATGGTATATATTGGAAGTTTGAAAAGTCACAGCCAAAATAAATGCTGGATGAAGAAATAGAGTTTTATTGATAATATGTTTTACCtctaaatagtagtactaaaaacATTGGCGATGGATATGTTGCTATGTCAGATGGATTccgttgtttttttttaaaaaaaataactgtCAAGAGGACTCGAACTCGGCACTTCATGCAATAATGTTTAAGCTTCTTgtcgctaggacaaaggctctggactcgATGAATTCCGTTGTTGAACGGAAAGTGATTGTTGTATCCCTTCGTATGATTCAATTTATATTGTGCGAGTAAAAATATTACTTAATAAATACTTTAATAATAAGGTGagtgaatataataaaaaaatttaatatacataaaatactcctactatattaGTGAACTAGTATAAATTACACgatatttattaataaatgaTAGCAAGTCTAATTCCACGTATTTAAAgtcattttttattactatataatATCAAGGTAAATGAGTAGTACTAAGGAATACTATATTTTaacaagttatattaatttcgtttcaaaaataaaaacctCTTTCTGTTCAAACCCTGTATTTTCGTGTCGTACAATTTGACCTACTCAGCGTATATTAGTAAAATATGCATGGTTAAAGAAATTCATGGAATTTGGAATTCAATATAGTACTCGCTACTGCACAATGTAGTTTATACGGTCTAATATAACTAATGGCGTAAGTGAAGTAAATTATATGAAGTAGATTTTTATAATGGGCTCTGAATAGTGAGATTTTTTAATTgatgatggggtacggactaaacaagcccaacagcagtgacggcccatcagcccaaagcccaaggaagagtatcagttcggcattaccaaagagttcggccccagcctacagctcggtaaaagccgaccagttaagctctactctcagatcggctaaagctgctcggcaatagttcagcagttcggtctcagtattcgaccgaactggaagatagtcaactcatgcaggatcacatgcaggatagtggaccaagtacagagatagtggactcatgcaggatctcatgcaagatagtggacccatgcaggatctccatgacctccacgacatccacaaccatcattagtggtgatgcaagccacgatcttagttcaatgtataaatagaacttagatcagatagaaaagggttaagttctaaagaagttctctagagataaaatatcaaatagctagtctgtattgtaagctgtagaaaacagatcaagcaatacaactctgccctcttttcttcccgtggacgtagatttacctcagtaaatcgaaccatgTAAATCTCTGtttcgtgatctgtattttcctgcattcatcaccatcaaaaattcgccaaaccatcactggcgccgtctgtgggaaacagagaaccaaatttgtgataaagcgaatttttgaccctttttccaccccaaaaaaaaaaaaaaaaaatgcataccagatcacataacacccataataccgttcgtgataaccgtgaggaagctagtccagctcgcaggtctgaaaaacggcctcgggagacatctacctccggttctcacgaagaaggaacaagccactccaggagagatcgcaccgagtcttcccagcagcccgatttaaatgaagctgtcaagctgttcttggccgagaagcaggaggagttcttaaccttcctgcagaagagccaacagccggagaagacaacggcggattctccctcctcatccagacatgaaagtcactaccgcagtagtgacgtgtcttccaggagaaagaatcctcaaccccgacatgttcctgttcctcctcggtaccggaaccacaggagaactccatctcctccgtaccgaagagatgtcgggttcgccatgtacggagcattaaagactccgttctcggacgatatcacccgaactcctttgccgcggaactaccggacaccgtcaatgacttatgacgggctagtggatcctcatgacttcttgggatgctatcaatataatatggcgaaccagggtctcaatgaggtccatatgtgcaagctgttccccgagctgctcatcgggaacgccagaaggtggttcgacagccttcctcaaggcagcattagatcctaccgagatctaatggatgctttccacaggaggttctttcagaaagcggaagcccgaattacttcggctcagctgctttctatacgtcaaggtcgcgacgaaaagatcagcgacttcctgacgagattccataaggaatgcctacaagtagataatctcaatgatctacttgtcatttcggcattccaaaatggaatcctgcccggagctctctacagaaagctcgtggagtgcggtccgcaaacagctcaagaaatgtgggacattgcggaccagttttcccgtgcggatgaggcagaccgtcgaaaacggtctttagacagctcatcccgagaagagaaaaagaagcccgatcaaagcggccaggtgcttcctcgccgaactccttttgaaagaattcaaagggcaccggtacaaggcagattggggccacgtctcaatcctgagaagccgcccgctcagttcgtaccattaaacaagtcaagagcggaaattttcgaactacattccgatatgttcgaaaaaccaaagcggatgacgaaatcagccgcgcggcgacctcaggatcaatattgctccttccatcaagcccacggtcacgataccgaggagtgccgaaatttggctgcaggtattgatgttcttgtgaaaacaggaacgttaaaaaaataccaaagcaagcagccgaaaaagaacaaaaggcagagaggtgcgaactgcaatcctcaggatccgaaaaggcatgaggatcccgaagacgacgacgaaccgcaatatgatggagtaatccagactattgatgctctccctgccgggaagactaagtcgtccctaaaagcagaacgcagaggttccaatcaagaggagccaacacataaaaggctgaagaaagacgaagtgattacattttcagatgccgatcccgtcccagccatctctcctcaccaagacgctattgtcattcaagccggagtggcaaacaaactgatccacagagtatttgtggatacaggagcgtcagtcagcattctttttaaagaatgtttcgataaaatggaagtggatccagctcggctcagtccggctccacttcctctgaaaagtttcgcccaggaggacacccgccctgaaggtattatcagccttccgatcacggtgggaaaagcgcctacaagctccaatacgatgatcgagttctttgtggtgaaagctcggtccccgtacaacatcatcctggggagagactggctcaacacagttcgggccgtttgctctacttatcacctcaccatcaagatccccactaaaggtgggatagcggtcatccgaggtgatcaaaagagagcaaaagaatgtctgcagattgcgcttaaaagtgccgagcaatcagttcggcaccatcaagcatagcaatcacagcaaccggagtcagaggcaagcgagatgaccgaagtcacttcagagccgaactcaatgaccgttcagttatacgaagatgatccatccagaacggtcaagatcggcttcgcaggaacgcctctactccgggaaaagaccattcagctcctcaaggagtacaaagatgtctttgcatggtctccgttggacatgaccggagtgccccccgaggtaatcactcatcggttaaatattgatccttcaatccggccagtaaaacagaagcaaagactctttgcggcagaaagaagccaagtcatccatgacgaagtccgccaattactaaaagcggatgtactattcgaggtgaaatatccttcttgggtggccaatcctgtgatgatcaagaaaaaagaaggaggatggcggatgtgcatagattttaccgatctaaacaagcactgtcctaaagattgctatccccttccgaatatagataaaaaagtagaagctttgatcggcttcgaaattttctgttttcttgatttatacaaaggatatcaccaagtgttgatggatgagagtgacgctccgaaaacagctttcattaccgatttcggcattttcgcttataaaaagatgccattcggtttaaagaatgccggagccacttatcaaaggatggtagacaagctttttcggcacctaatcggaaaacaggttgaagtgtatgtcgacgacatagttgtcaaaagcaaaagcacttcggagtacgaagacaacctcaaatccactctcgacgtgctccgaaaagccaacctcaaactcaacccccaaaaatgtacctttttggtagattcgggaaaatttctgggttgttgggtttcaaaggacggactcaaggcaaatccctcaaaagttcaagttattcagaacatggcgatgccgaagtccatacacgatgtgcaaagactaactggatgtctagccgcattgaatagattcctttcccaagcagccgaaaagcaactgccgttcttcaaagtgttaaaaaaggcaccaaagtttgagtggggagccgagcagaaaaaggcttttgacgagctcaaaagttatttagccgagcttccaattctctctgctccaacagatgccgaagtgattttcttatacttagcggcatccgatcaaaccattagcgcggtgcttgtacgagaagaaggcctaaagcagtttcccatctactttacaagccgagcattaagaggtccagaaacaaggtatcaacctctggaaaaaattgctctggcgttagtaaatgcagcaaggagactgcggccatacttctatgctcacaaggtatgcgtcttaaccgatctgcctcttcggcaagttttgaccaagccagaagcatcaggcagaatcgccaaatgggccatagagctgggagaacactcaatcgagtacctacctcgaaaagccatcaagggacaagccttggcagattttcttgcagaggccaagttcgatcaagcaatccctgtcattgccgaacagaaaaattctgccaatgccgaactagcacagc is part of the Salvia splendens isolate huo1 chromosome 6, SspV2, whole genome shotgun sequence genome and encodes:
- the LOC121808617 gene encoding E3 ubiquitin-protein ligase RMA1H1-like → MEQYLQGAARTTGLDQHKVSCQNLKSLTSSLNESDPNPSLGFECNICLDLVQDPVVTLCGHLYCWPCIYRWISSQHSSPENPDHQKPQCPVCKNEVSEKTLIPLYGRGKTTDASKDEPSRVIPQRPASPRCRTNLVLPNPASNYLSYPFEQLHRRGYDAPPSPRQDYGSYPTSPTLGHGSAPHLADPMIGVFGEMVYSRIFGNSETSSFSYPNSYHMAGSSSPRLRRHMVQTDKSLSRVCFFFFSCMMLCLLLF